From the genome of Variovorax sp. RA8:
GCAGCAGTGGCACGATGGCGATGGCGGTCAACTGCGCCTACCGCCGCGACAAGGTGAACGCCGCCACGCTGATGCTGGTGACCGCGACCTGCGGCGAGATCTTCGTCGGCATGCAGGCCTTCGAGTGGTCCAAGCTGATCATGGAAGGCGTGCGGCCCTGGGGCAACCCGATGGGTGCGGCTCAGTTCGGCTCGGCCTTCTTCATGATCACCGGCTTCCACGGCCTGCACGTAACGGGCGGCGTGATCTTCCTGTTCGTCGTTGCTTTTAAGCTCCTGCACGGCGACTACGACCAGGCGGGCAACTATCAGATCGTCGAGATCGTCGGCCTGTACTGGCACTTCGTGGACCTGGTTTGGGTGTTCATCTTCGCGCTGTTCTATCTTTGGTGAGTGCGCGACCACGCGAGCAGATGCGCCGCCCAGGTACAGTCCTCTGCTGGCTAACGTACGGCCGATTCGTCCCCGCTGCGCCTTTGCGTCAACGATCGACGGCTGGGGTGGCTTGGCGTGCGCCCGTGATGGCCTGCAAACTATGCCCACAGCATGGCGCCTGCGCCTGCACTGGCGGACATTTCACCGAGCCGAACGAGCAGAACACGCAGCAATCCGGGCTTCGGACGCAGCAAGGTCTTGCAGCGCTCGCATTCATAGAAGAATTGGCATGCTTCAACAGGCATCTGCTCGCGCTTCTGGTGGCCGCAGTGTGGACATGTGAGCACCGAGGCGAGAACCTCGGCACTGTGTGAGCTCTCTGCCCGGGTCATGGATCTACCTTGTGGGTCGCGCCGGTCTCCGTCCCGCGGCGTTCAACGCGCGGCGGCCTTCGGGAGCGCCTTCACTGCTTCGAGCATGCGCTCCACGTGCTTGTCGGGATTGAGGTTCTGGTAGTAGTAGGCCACTGTGCCGTTGGGAGAGATCACGTACGACAGTCGGTTGGCGTAGTCAGGCCGCGTCTGCATCAACGCATCGAACCCCTTGATCACCGTCTTGGACTCGTCGGACGCTACCGGAAAGCGACTCTGGCAGGACTTGACGGAAAACTTCGACAGCGTGTCGATGTCGTCCGCCGAAACGCCGATCACCGTGGCGCCGAGGGCGGTGAACTGGTCGATGGCCTCGGCGAAGGCACGGGCTTCGATCGAGCAGTCGCGCGTGTCAGCCGCCGGAAAGAAATACAGCACTACCGGTCCCTTGGCCAGCGCCTCGGCGAGTGAATAGCGGAAGATCTTGCCGCCCAGCGCCGCGTCGGCGGTGAATGTGGGCACAGGGGCACCGATGTCCAGGGCTGCAAGCGCTGGTGGAAGTAGTGTCGCGGACAGTGCGAACGCGGCGACACGCGCGAGAATCTGGCCGATCATGATGTACCTCCGGGAGGGGGTACCGCGAATTCTAGGACTGGAGGCGTCTCGTCGCAGTTTCTTGAAACCAGGTCGAGCGCGCGTCCGCATCCCCCAACTCACCCGGAAAGTCGAACATGAATGCAGCAGTTCGGCAGGACCAGACGGCGGACGATCTCGAGCACACGGTGTTCGCCTTCCCACCGACGCTTCGGCCATCAGGTACATGCTGCGACCGATCGGTTTCGCGTCAACGCGTCAAGGTGGCGCCGTGACTGCTCGATCGATGATTTGACGAGCGACCTCCTGGCCAATCAGGAAAGCCGCCTCGACGCTGACGACTGTCACCTGGGGGTGGCGCCGCGCCCATCGATCCCCGGCATCGCGAGAGGCAAAGAAGTGGACTTGGCAGCAGAAAGATTGCCGTATGTCGGTTTGCGGCGCTACCAGCGAAACAGCGGCGCCGGCTGGGTCCATCGCGCATAGCTCGTGCGGATCCACCACCAGCGAAACCGGGATGCCCGTCTCTGGGCAGAGGGATTTCACGCGCGCGGGCTTGCCGATCAAGGCCGGGAACATCAAGGTGTCGAGGGCGCACCAGGTGTACAGGCTTCGTCCTTCCACCTCAAAGGCGTGCGGCGTTTGCCGCAGCGTGATGCCGTAGCCGATGATGTTGCCTACCGGGTCGTACTCGATGTCAAGTGCCTGCCGCAGTACCGCGTCCACTTGATCCAATGACTGCCCTGAGGCTGCAGCCAGCGCCCGGGCAGGCACCGGGAAACCTTTCGCGAGCTCACGCAAGAGCGCGACAAAGACGGAACCAAAACCTTCCAGCCTCCTCCCCCCGGACAGCCCATCAATGATGAACGCCGCGAAGGCGCCCCTCTCAGCCATTGCGGGCGCAACGCTCTGCATGGCACTTCCTCAGCCTGCGCAGCACGAAAGCTGCGTCACGTCCTTGGTGAAGGTCTGGGCTGCGAGCTTCAAACCTTCGACCATTGTCAGATAGGGGAATAGCTGCTCGGCCAGGTCCTGCACCGTCATTTGGCCTCGGATCGCCAACGCCGCCGCCTGGATGAGCTCGCCGGCTTCTGCCGCGACCGCCTGCACGCCCAGGATTCGACCCGTACCGACCTCTGCAACGAGCTTGATGAAGCCGCGCGTATCGAAATTGACCAAGGCGCGCGGCACGTTATCCAGCGTCAACGTGCGGCTCTCTGTCTCGATCCCCGCCTTATGCGCTTCGGCCTCGGTGTAGCCGACGGTCGCTACCTGCGGATCGGTGAACACGACAGCCGGCATCGCCGTCAGATCGAGCTCGGCCTCGCCGCCCATCATGTTGACAGCCGCGCGCGTGCCGGCCGCCGCGGCCACATAGACGAACTGCGGTTGGTCCGTGCAGTCGCCGGCCGCATAGATGCCCGCGACGTTGGTTCGCATGCCGCGGTCGATGACGATGGCGCCACGCTCGCCGAGCTTCACGCCCGCGGCTTCGAGGGCGAGCCCGCCAATGTTCGGCGAGCGTCCGGTGGCCACCAGTAGCCGCTCCGCGCGCAGCACCCCATGATTCGTCGCCAAGACGAACTCGCCGCCGGTGTACGCCACCTGGCTCGCCTTGGTCTGCTTCAACACCCCGATGCCTTCATCACGAAACGTGGCAGCGACCGCCTCGCCGATGGCCGGATCTTCCTGGGAAAGAAGTTTGCTGCGCGCCAGGATGGTGACCTGGCTGCCAAGCCGTGCGAACGCCTGGGCAAGTTCCACCGCCACCACGGATGCACCGATCACAGCCAGACGTTGGGGGATCACATCGGAGGCCAAGGCTTCAGTCGACGTCCAGTACGGCGTCTCCTTCAGGCCTGGAATGGGTGGCACTGCTGCGCTTGCGCCCGTGGCCACCAGGCAGCGATCGAAAGACACCTCCTGCTCGCCGCCCTCGCGCAGCGTCACCACGAGCGTATGGCTGTCCTTGAAGCGCGCCGTGCCGTGCACGACCGAGATGGCCGGAGTGCCGTCCAGGACGTTCTCGTACTTGCCGTGACGCAGCTCGTCAACGCGAGCTTGTTGCTGGGCCAGCAGCCGGTCGCGCAGCACGGTCGGCCTCGCCGCGGACAGGCCGGCGTCGAACGGACTTTCGCGGCGCATATGTGCGACGTGCGCCGCGCGGATCATGATCTTGGACGGGACGCAGCCGACGTTTACGCAGGTGCCGCCGATCGTGCCGCGTTCGATCAGCGTGACGCGGGCGCCGTTCTCCACCGCCTTGAGCGCCGCTGCCATCGCTGCACCGCCACTGCCGATGACAGCGACGTGGACCGGCTGGTTGACAGCGTTCGGCCGAGCAGCGCCGCCGAGCGATTGACGCGTCTTGCCGAGGAGCCCGGCAAGTGCCGGCGTCGAAGCGTCGGTACGCTGGGCTCGGTAGCCGGCCTCTGCCACCGCCATCGTCAGCGCGGCTGGTGATGTGCCTTCGTCTAGCGTGATCTTGGCCAGGCGTTCCGGATAGGACACTGATACCGAGCGCACACCCGTCACCTTCTGCAGTGCTTTGCGCACGTGCTCGGCGCACGACGCGCAGGTCATGCCTTCAATTCGCAAGCTGGTCATTCAACTGCCTGTTCGTGGAGTTTGAGAAATGGGAAATCACTGTCTCTGCGGCGGCGCACACGAGGCTGGGGTGCACCTGCGGTGCGCGGGCGCGAGAAGATCCCAAACCGACACGCCGACCATGATCGTCAGGCCCGCGTAGAGAAGCTGCTCGGTCCACCCATAGCCGAAGAACGGATGGAGCGCCGCCAGCACGATCGCGGGGCCCACCATGCCCAGGACGCTGCGATGCCACTGCCGATGGCTGAACCAACTCAGGGCGTTGGCGAGCAGCGCGATCGCCGCAAACAGCGGCAGCAATCGGGTGATGAAGAATTCCTCGTACTGGTTCAGAAAACCCAGGCCGAGCGCCACCCCCAGGCTCCCAAGCGCCGGAAAGCATCCGGCGCAGCCCATCGCAGAGACCACGCTGCCCAGCGCCCCGGCCTTGTCCCCAATGCGCGCGATCAGTCCCATGATCGGAGGCCCTATTGCTTGGCGGTCGACGGGTATCCGGCGTTCGCGGTGGCTTTGGTCAGCGCCTGAACGTTGGTCTTGGCGCCATCGAATGACACGACGGCCTGCTTCTTCTCATAGCTCACCTCGGCCTTGTTCACGCCTTTGACTTTGCTCAGCGCCTGCTTGACCGTGAACGGGCATGCCGCACAGGTCATGCCCGGCACCGATAGGGTGACGGTTTGCGAGGTGGCCCACACGGGGGTGGCGAATGCCGCGAGCAGCGCGACGACGGGTAATAGCTTCTTCATGACGAAGTCCCTTCAATAGAACAAGGGCAACACATAGGGAAACGCGAGCGCCACGATGACCAGCGCTGCGACGATCCAGAACACGACTTGGTAGGCGCGCCGCACCTGCGGCACGGCGCAAACCTCGCCGGGCTTGCAGTCCTGAGCCGGCCGAAAAATGCGGCGATAGGCGAAAAACAGCGCCCCCAGCGCCACACCCAGGAAAAGCGGCCGGTAAGGCTCCAGCGCGGTCAGGTTTCCGATCCACGCGCCGCTGAAACCGAGCGTCACCAGAGCCAGGGGGCCGAGGCAGCAGGTCGACGCGAGCAGCGCGGCGAGGCCTCCTGCAACCAGGGCACCGCGCCCAGCTTCGCCTTCCGACATTGCACTCATCCTTTCCACGTGTTTTCGAACAGGGGTAAGCTTACTTCCGTAGTCAAGTACGGAGTCAAGCGTTATGGATAGGCAGGCGGACAGCCTGAGCATCGGCGCATTCGCCGAGTCGGCTGGGGTCAACGTGGAGACCATCAGGTTCTACCAGCGCAAGGGACTGCTGCCGCAGCCGGACCGGCCGTATGGCAGCATCCGGCGCTACGGCGTGAGCGATGTGGCGAGGGTCCGGTTCGTGAAGTCCGCGCAGAGCCTGGGATTCAGCCTCGACGAGGTGGCCGGCCTGCTCACGTTGGATGACGGCACCCATTGCGACGAGGCGCGCCAGTTGGCGCAGGAGAAGATCGCCGATGTGAGGTCCAAGCTGGCCGATCTGCGCCGCATCGAGTCGGTGCTGGCCACGTTGGTCCGCGACTGCTGTGCAAGTCACGGGACGGTATCTTGCCCCTTGATTTCTGCCCTGCAGGAACAGCAGTGGACAAGCCCCCCTAGCGACAAATTAGGTGCGGGCCGCGGCCGCGATGGAAAAGCTGATTTCAGTGACGCCTGATCGACATGAGGCGCGCGTTTCCCCACCGTGCATCCTTGCGATCGCGGCCACAATGGCCAAGCCAAGCTTTAGGGGCCGTTCTCGACCTGGACGTGCGAGGATGCGCTCTTGCACCCTGCGCCCGAGGCCGATGACATCGCACTCATCCTGATCGGTCTGCCGACAAACCAAGGGGCCATCGACCCGGCGACCCGAGCGAACTACCCCTTATTGATTGCGCTTGCACGCGGCCCTCCTGCGTACCTTTCCTTGGCGATCTGCAAGACGCCCTACCAATTTTTCAGAATACGTCCGCGCCGCACGGCCCTGGAACTTGTGCCCTGGACCGCGCCACCATCGGATCAGGAGGTACACCACCGCCACGAACGCGAGAACAAGAACGTAGACACCGGCCAGTTTAAAGTAGCTGACGGGGTCAGGTATGGCGTCGTGCACAACACGCGTCGACACCGCCAAGCCGCTCGCGTGCGGTGCGCGCTATCGCTATCGCTATCGCTGTCGCCTGTTCGCCCGTCTCCGCTTGCGCCCTCGTTCCTGTTTGAGTATGGCGTCGCGACGTCGGCGGCGACGAACTTCGAACCGTCTGGACAGCGACTGCCCGTAGGAGCCACCTTCGACGAAGCCCTTCATCCTTCTTCGCTGCCTCCGCCAAGCTAACACCCCCCAAAGAATCGCGCCAGCAACTATCAGCACGACGATGTACAGCCAAAGAATCGTCATGGCCAGTTGACGATCGGGCGTCCACGGGTGCATCGATGCCTCGAGCTTCATGGGTAGGCCGCAAGCCGACCGTACCTGCCATCCATCTGCTCTACACGGCTACCGCAAAAAGCACACAGCAAGGGATCGGGCCTGCTACGCCGGCGCATTTCCCTGTTGAGAACGCATTTGCAATCCGGCCGCGGAAGACCGTTCCCATCGCGAAAGTTCCCCCACTCCAATTGTCAGGCACTCGCGAGCGGCGGCTCAAACTGATGTGCCTCGGTGGCTTGGGCGCAGGGCGCGCGTTCGACCTGAATCGTCGAGTGATGGATATCGAAACGCTCGGCCAGCAGATCGCTGGCCGAGGCAGTGACGGCCGCGAGATCGCTCACCGGACTGACAAGGTGCACGCTCAGGCTGGTCTTTCCGCTGGAGATCGCCCACACATGAAGTTCATGTAACGAGGTGACCCCACTCAATGAAAGCAGAGCTTGCTCGATAGCAGGCACTTCAATGTGGCTCGGCACCCCTTCGAGCAAGATGTTGACGCTGTCCCGTAGCAGGATCCAGGTTCTCGGAAGCACCCAAAGGCCGATCGCGACGGCAATGAGCGGATCGACCCAGGTCCAGCCAGTCAGCCAGATAATTCCGGCCCCGACGATCACGCCCAGAGAGCCCAGCATGTCGCTCCACACTTCGAGATAGGCGCCCTTCACGTTGAGGCTCGAGTCCTTGCCGGAGGACAACAGCCGCATGCTGATGAGATTGATCACCAGACCCATTGATGCGATGACGAGCATGGCGCCCGTCTGAATGAGGGTCGGCAGGGATTCATGTAAAACCCAGCAGAAACAGGCTTAAGTGCCTGTCCCCGTTGACTTTTTCGACTCTCTCTTCCCTGGACGACCGGCCTCTTCAACCGGGTTCGCAACCAAATTAGGGCCAGTCGCCGGCGTACTGAAGCGCTCAAGCATGCTGGCCACGACCTGCTCCTGGGCCGTGACGGATGACCTGGCCGTCGCCAGCGCCAGTTCCAGCTGTTGTTTGGCGGAAAGCAGCTCGTCGACCTTGGCCTGCAACTGCTCTTTGGAAGTGCTGAGCTGCTGGACGGCCGCGTCCTGCTCAACCAGGCGCCGGCCCAATTCCTCGGAGCGCCTTTGCGCAAACCCCAGTTCATCCTTGAGCGGCCGCAGGCCTCGCACCTCTTCCTGAGCCTGGTGCAGATCGCCCTGGGCGCGCGACAAATCGCCCAGGAGGCGTGCGTTTTCCTGAAGGGTATGGACGGCTTCCTGCTGCTTGGTGGCCAAGGTCTCGTTCACGGTGCGCAACTCGGCCTGCAGGTACTGCACCTGCTGTTCGTGCTTGCGCTGGTCCTGGTCGCGCTGCTCCTTTGTGGATTCCCGGAAATGCTCCAGCGCCTGGCGCGCGTGCTTGTGCTTTTCTTCCAGGGATTGGCGATGGCGCTCTTCGGCCGCGAGGCGCTCCTGCAGGTCGGCCACCTGCTGGACGAGCTGAGTGTTTTCCAGGGTCTTGCGGCTCAGAGCTTCGCTGGTTTTGCCGTGAGCGTTTTTTTCGTCGGCCAGGGCCCGCTGGGTTTGCTCCAGCTGCTGGCGCGTGGCCAGCGCCTCGGATTTCAGGGCCGCGACGGCTTGCTGCTGTTGGCTCAGCTGCTCGGCGTGCTTGGCCTGCGCCGTGGTGACCCGCTCTTCCGCTTCTTCATTGACGCGGGCGGCTAGGCGACCCACCAGGTCCTGGATTGCCTCGCTGACGGCTACGCGGCTGCCGGTGGCTGGCCCTTCCTCTTCCTCGATCTCCTTCAGGTAGCGATGGATCGTGGTTTTGGAGCCGCTGCCCAGCTCTTCGCGCACCGCATCGATGGACGGATTGCGCCCTGCGGCCAGCAATTTATCGCGGGCACGCAGCACTTCAGACTTGTAGATTCCGGCTCGGGCCATGGTTCACCTCGTTATTTCGTACTGTAGTATGTACCATGATATTACATACTATTTAAGAGGTCAATAAATCATAGATCTTAGTAAATATCACACTGGGTAATAGTGGATTATCCAATGTGAGGGTAATTTTTGATGGTTTCAGCCGTGGTAGCGGTTTGGGGTCGGCCTAATGTGGCGTCATATGCGCTTATGACCGCGCGGAACAAAACTCGCGTCCCCGAAAAAGGTCCGCCCCGGCGAATTGACGGGATTATGCCCAAACAGACATAATTTAAGCGATGTCGAAGCAAACCCGCAAACCCGTCAAATGGGTCAGTTCCGCCAAGCGCGATCTGGATGCGATGCCGGACTATGTCAAAGACGTTTTTGGCCATGCCATCGACCTGGCGC
Proteins encoded in this window:
- a CDS encoding heme-copper oxidase subunit III family protein, which produces MDAAIATPSAVAPAGWRGLVSDWSSDREALHVSWGKAMMWIFLLSDTFIFSCFLIGYMTVRISTTVPWPNASEVFALQIAGADVPLLLIAIMTFVLISSSGTMAMAVNCAYRRDKVNAATLMLVTATCGEIFVGMQAFEWSKLIMEGVRPWGNPMGAAQFGSAFFMITGFHGLHVTGGVIFLFVVAFKLLHGDYDQAGNYQIVEIVGLYWHFVDLVWVFIFALFYLW
- a CDS encoding peroxiredoxin, which codes for MIGQILARVAAFALSATLLPPALAALDIGAPVPTFTADAALGGKIFRYSLAEALAKGPVVLYFFPAADTRDCSIEARAFAEAIDQFTALGATVIGVSADDIDTLSKFSVKSCQSRFPVASDESKTVIKGFDALMQTRPDYANRLSYVISPNGTVAYYYQNLNPDKHVERMLEAVKALPKAAAR
- the merB gene encoding organomercurial lyase MerB, whose product is MQSVAPAMAERGAFAAFIIDGLSGGRRLEGFGSVFVALLRELAKGFPVPARALAAASGQSLDQVDAVLRQALDIEYDPVGNIIGYGITLRQTPHAFEVEGRSLYTWCALDTLMFPALIGKPARVKSLCPETGIPVSLVVDPHELCAMDPAGAAVSLVAPQTDIRQSFCCQVHFFASRDAGDRWARRHPQVTVVSVEAAFLIGQEVARQIIDRAVTAPP
- the merA gene encoding mercury(II) reductase, whose product is MTSLRIEGMTCASCAEHVRKALQKVTGVRSVSVSYPERLAKITLDEGTSPAALTMAVAEAGYRAQRTDASTPALAGLLGKTRQSLGGAARPNAVNQPVHVAVIGSGGAAMAAALKAVENGARVTLIERGTIGGTCVNVGCVPSKIMIRAAHVAHMRRESPFDAGLSAARPTVLRDRLLAQQQARVDELRHGKYENVLDGTPAISVVHGTARFKDSHTLVVTLREGGEQEVSFDRCLVATGASAAVPPIPGLKETPYWTSTEALASDVIPQRLAVIGASVVAVELAQAFARLGSQVTILARSKLLSQEDPAIGEAVAATFRDEGIGVLKQTKASQVAYTGGEFVLATNHGVLRAERLLVATGRSPNIGGLALEAAGVKLGERGAIVIDRGMRTNVAGIYAAGDCTDQPQFVYVAAAAGTRAAVNMMGGEAELDLTAMPAVVFTDPQVATVGYTEAEAHKAGIETESRTLTLDNVPRALVNFDTRGFIKLVAEVGTGRILGVQAVAAEAGELIQAAALAIRGQMTVQDLAEQLFPYLTMVEGLKLAAQTFTKDVTQLSCCAG
- the merC gene encoding organomercurial transporter MerC, whose translation is MGLIARIGDKAGALGSVVSAMGCAGCFPALGSLGVALGLGFLNQYEEFFITRLLPLFAAIALLANALSWFSHRQWHRSVLGMVGPAIVLAALHPFFGYGWTEQLLYAGLTIMVGVSVWDLLAPAHRRCTPASCAPPQRQ
- the merP gene encoding mercury resistance system periplasmic binding protein MerP; its protein translation is MKKLLPVVALLAAFATPVWATSQTVTLSVPGMTCAACPFTVKQALSKVKGVNKAEVSYEKKQAVVSFDGAKTNVQALTKATANAGYPSTAKQ
- the merT gene encoding mercuric ion transporter MerT, whose translation is MSEGEAGRGALVAGGLAALLASTCCLGPLALVTLGFSGAWIGNLTALEPYRPLFLGVALGALFFAYRRIFRPAQDCKPGEVCAVPQVRRAYQVVFWIVAALVIVALAFPYVLPLFY
- the merR gene encoding Hg(II)-responsive transcriptional regulator — its product is MDRQADSLSIGAFAESAGVNVETIRFYQRKGLLPQPDRPYGSIRRYGVSDVARVRFVKSAQSLGFSLDEVAGLLTLDDGTHCDEARQLAQEKIADVRSKLADLRRIESVLATLVRDCCASHGTVSCPLISALQEQQWTSPPSDKLGAGRGRDGKADFSDA
- a CDS encoding cation diffusion facilitator family transporter; translation: MPTLIQTGAMLVIASMGLVINLISMRLLSSGKDSSLNVKGAYLEVWSDMLGSLGVIVGAGIIWLTGWTWVDPLIAVAIGLWVLPRTWILLRDSVNILLEGVPSHIEVPAIEQALLSLSGVTSLHELHVWAISSGKTSLSVHLVSPVSDLAAVTASASDLLAERFDIHHSTIQVERAPCAQATEAHQFEPPLASA
- a CDS encoding DNA-binding protein, producing the protein MARAGIYKSEVLRARDKLLAAGRNPSIDAVREELGSGSKTTIHRYLKEIEEEEGPATGSRVAVSEAIQDLVGRLAARVNEEAEERVTTAQAKHAEQLSQQQQAVAALKSEALATRQQLEQTQRALADEKNAHGKTSEALSRKTLENTQLVQQVADLQERLAAEERHRQSLEEKHKHARQALEHFRESTKEQRDQDQRKHEQQVQYLQAELRTVNETLATKQQEAVHTLQENARLLGDLSRAQGDLHQAQEEVRGLRPLKDELGFAQRRSEELGRRLVEQDAAVQQLSTSKEQLQAKVDELLSAKQQLELALATARSSVTAQEQVVASMLERFSTPATGPNLVANPVEEAGRPGKRESKKSTGTGT